From Triticum urartu cultivar G1812 chromosome 2, Tu2.1, whole genome shotgun sequence, a single genomic window includes:
- the LOC125540597 gene encoding cell number regulator 2-like, which yields MAGHRNKVSWSSGLCGCFDDLGGCFLTLFCPCIAFGRIAEIVDKGAISCCASGTMHVLQGLGTSAIGSILYHCCYRARLRAEHGLEEKPCADCCVHTFCGYCALCQKYRELKSRGFDMQAGWHANMERMGKTVAPQMNQGMTR from the exons ATGGCCGGCCACCGGAACAAGGTCTCCTGGTCCTCCGGCCTCTGCGGCTGCTTCGACGACCTCGGCGGCT GCTTCCTGACACTCTTCTGCCCGTGCATCGCCTTCGGGAGGATCGCCGAGATCGTCGACAAGGGGGCCATAT CATGCTGTGCGAGTGGGACGATGCACGTGCTGCAGGGCTTGGGGACGTCCGCGATAGGCTCCATCCTCTACCACTGCTGCTACCGCGCCAGACTGCGGGCAGAGCACGGGCTGGAGGAGAAGCCATGCGCCGACTGCTGTGTCCACACCTTCTGCGGGTATTGTGCCCTCTGCCAGAAGTATCGCGAGCTCAAGAGTCGTGGCTTCGACATGCAGGCGGGATGGCATGCCAACATGGAGAGGATGGGAAAGACCGTCGCGCCCCAGATGAACCAGGGGATGACTCGTTAG